Proteins encoded in a region of the Populus alba chromosome 13, ASM523922v2, whole genome shotgun sequence genome:
- the LOC118059384 gene encoding 11-beta-hydroxysteroid dehydrogenase B translates to MSFINSVLNWVVPPASLVMLACSWPALCFINTCEWLYKSFFIEDMEDKVVIITGASSGIGEQIAYEYAKRKAILVLIARREHRLRGVSEKARYIGAKRVLIMAADVVKEDDCRRFVNETINYFGRVDHLVNSASLGHTFYFEEVGDTSVFPHFLDINFWGNVYPTYVVLPYLRQSNGRVVVNAAVESWLPLPRMSLYAAAKAALVSFYESLRFEVNGEIGITIASHGWIGSEMSRGQFMLEDGAEMQWKEEREVNGTGGPVEDYAKMIVSGACRGHQYVKYPSWYDIFLLYRMFAPGILNWALRMLLAPNGSRSRTSLVGTRRPALI, encoded by the exons ATGAGTTTTATAAACTCTGTGTTGAATTGGGTGGTGCCTCCTGCTAGCTTGGTGATGCTAGCATGTTCATGGCCAGCCTTATGCTTTATCAATACATGTGAGTGGCTCTACAAATCTTTCTTTATTGAGGATATGGAggataaagttgttataatcaCTGGAGCTTCTTCTGGCATAGGAGAA CAAATTGCATATGAATATGCAAAGAGGAAAGCAATTCTTGTTCTGATTGCACGTAGAGAGCACCGGCTCAGAGGGGTCAGTGAGAAAGCTAGGTATATTGGTGCAAAGCGTGTCCTGATTATGGCTGCAGATGTTGTCAAAGAGGATGATTGTAGGAGATTTGTCAATGAGACCATAAATTACTTTGGTCGGG TGGATCATCTTGTCAACTCAGCAAGTTTGGGACATACATTTTACTTTGAAGAAGTAGGAGACACCTCTGTGTTTCCCCATTTCTTG GACATAAACTTTTGGGGAAATGTCTATCCAACTTACGTGGTTCTTCCATACCTACGTCAGAGCAATGGACGAGTTGTTGTTAATGCAGCAGTTGAGAGCTGGTTACCTCTGCCGAGAATGAGCTTATATGCT GCTGCAAAGGCTGCCCTGGTTAGCTTCTACGAGTCACTGAGATTTGAAGTGAATGGTGAAATTGGAATAACAATTGCATCTCATGGTTGGATTGGGAGCGAAATGAGTAGAGGCCAGTTCATGCTAGAGGATGGAGCAGAGATGCAatggaaagaagagagagag GTAAACGGGACTGGTGGTCCAGTGGAGGACTATGCAAAGATGATCGTGTCGGGAGCTTGCCGAGGACATCAATATGTCAAGTACCCAAGCTGGTACGACATATTCCTCCTTTACAGGATGTTTGCACCTGGAATTCTCAACTGGGCTCTTCGGATGTTGCTTGCACCGAATGGTTCAAGATCAAGAACGTCTCTGGTAGGCACCAGGAGACCTGCATTAATTTGA
- the LOC118059385 gene encoding probable serine/threonine-protein kinase At1g09600 has translation MDSESNDDQTRVSMMISTPHRSEREAWPEWLTAVAGEAVKGWLPRRADSFEKLDKIGQGTYSTVYKARDLETGKIVAMKKVRFVNLDPESVRFMAREIVNLRKLDHPNVMKLEGIVTSRMSGSLYLVFEYMEHDLSGLAANPSIKFTEPQIKCYVQQLLRGLEHCHKQGVLHRDIKGSNLLINNDGVLKIADFGLATFYHPDQSQPLTSRVVTLWYRAPELLLGATEYGPAIDLWSAGCILAELFAGKPIMPGRTEVEQMHKIFKLCGSPSEIYWQKTKFPHATSFKPQQSYIRCITETFKHFPPSALTLVDKLLSMEPQDRGSATSALRSEFFRREPLPADPSSLPKYSPCKELDAKLRDEETRRYVTC, from the exons ATGGATTCAGAGTCCAATGACGACCAAACACGTGTGAGTATGATGATTAGCACACCTCATAGATCTGAAAGGGAAGCATGGCCAGAATGGTTAACAGCAGTTGCTGGAGAAGCCGTCAAAGGGTGGCTGCCTCGACGAGCAGACTCATTTGAGAAGCTAGACAAG ATTGGACAAGGAACTTACAGTACTGTATACAAGGCTCGTGACCTTGAAACTGGAAAAATTGTTGCAATGAAGAAGGTGCGGTTTGTCAACTTGGATCCGGAAAGTGTCCGCTTCATGGCTAGGGAAATCGTTAATTTGCGTAAACTTGACCATCCAAATGTTATGAAACTTGAAGGAATAGTCACTTCGAGGATGTCAGGGAGTTTGTACCTTGTGTTTGAGTACATGGAGCATGACCTGTCTGGGCTTGCAGCAAATCCTAGCATCAAGTTTACGGAACCTCAG ATCAAATGCTACGTGCAACAACTTCTACGCGGACTTGAGCACTGCCATAAACAAGGTGTCTTGCATCGAGACATCAAGGGCTCAAATCTTCTGATAAACAATGATGGAGTTCTCAAGATTGCAGACTTTGGTCTGGCAACTTTTTATCATCCTGATCAGAGTCAGCCTTTAACAAGTCGCGTAGTAACTCTCTGGTACAGGGCACCGGAGCTTTTGCTAGGTGCTACAGAGTATGGACCTGCTATAGATCTGTGGAGTGCTGGCTGCATTCTTGCTGAATTATTCGCTGGCAAGCCTATCATGCCTGGAAGAACAGAG GTGGAGCAAATGCATAAGATTTTTAAGCTTTGTGGTTCACCCTCTGAGATCTACTGGCAGAAGACAAAGTTTCCACATGCAACTAGTTTCAAACCTCAGCAATCTTACATACGATGTATTACTGAGACATTCAAACATTTCCCTCCGTCAGCTTTGACTCTTGTTGATAAGCTCCTGTCAATGGAACCACAAGATCGGGGTTCAGCCACTTCAGCTCTTCGAAGTGAG TTCTTCAGAAGAGAGCCCCTCCCTGCTGATCCATCAAGTCTACCAAAATATTCTCCATGCAAGGAACTGGATGCCAAGTTGAGAGATGAGGAAACCAGAAGGTATGTGACATGTTGA